In a genomic window of Balaenoptera ricei isolate mBalRic1 chromosome 3, mBalRic1.hap2, whole genome shotgun sequence:
- the LOC132363426 gene encoding uncharacterized protein LOC132363426 — protein MRWRRAPRRSGRTGPRAQRPCPAARSPPPLLWTAALAPEAAASNEVAPAGASVCYESPPSVGSVQELAQRAAVVIEGKVHAPRRQQGALDRKAAAAAAAGEAGAWGGERQPSAAGPGALPAANGTVSHWPAGPAPSAAEPGDEAPYLVKVHQVWAVKAGGLKKDSLLTVRLGAWGHPAFPSCGRLKEDSRYIFFMEPDANSSGRAPAAFRASFPPLETDQNLKKEVSRVLCKRCGKFLASRGALGRGGEAALPGRGGRRASTASGRTRSERWSFGLGRLWAILKRRKVRGLDSTGSAFSSVPVSRHCHW, from the coding sequence ATGAGATGGCGACGCGCCCCGCGCCGCTCCGGGAGGACCGGCCCCCGGGCCCAGCGCCCCTGCCCCGCCGCCCgctcgccgccgccgctgctgtgGACCGCGGCCCTGGCGCCGGAGGCGGCCGCCAGCAACGAGGTGGCTCCCGCGGGGGCCTCGGTGTGCTACGAGTCCCCGCCCAGCGTGGGCTCGGTGCAGGAGCTGGCTCAGCGCGCCGCGGTGGTGATCGAGGGAAAGGTGCACGCGCCGCGGCGGCAGCAGGGGGCACTCGACAggaaggcggcggcggcggcggcggcgggcgagGCAGGGGCGTGGGGAGGCGAGCGCCAGCCGTCAGCCGCGGGCCCGGGAGCGCTGCCCGCTGCCAACGGGACCGTGTCCCACTGGCCCGCGGGCCCCGCGCCCAGCGCCGCCGAGCCCGGAGACGAGGCGCCCTATCTGGTGAAGGTGCACCAGGTGTGGGCGGTGAAAGCCGGGGGCCTGAAGAAGGACTCGCTGCTCACCGTGCGCCTGGGCGCCTGGGGCCACCCCGCGTTCCCCTCCTGCGGGCGGCTCAAGGAGGACAGCAGGTACATCTTCTTCATGGAGCCCGATGCCAACAGCAGCGGCCGCGCGCCGGCCGCCTTCCGAGCATCCTTCCCCCCTCTGGAGACGGACCAGAACCTCAAGAAGGAAGTCAGCCGGGTGCTGTGCAAGCGGTGCGGTAAGTTCCTCGCCTCGCGGGGCGCGctcgggcggggcggggaggccgCACTCCCGGGGCGCGGCGGGCGCCGGGCTTCGACGGCTTCCGGGCGGACGCGGTCTGAGCGGTGGAGTTTCGGGCTTGGAAGACTGTGGGCGATCCTCAAGAGGAGGAAGGTTCGCGGATTGGATTCCACGGGCAGCGCCTTCTCCAGTGTCCCTGTTTCGAGGCATTGCCATTGGTGA
- the LOC132362739 gene encoding nuclear transport factor 2-like, with the protein MGDKPIWEQIGSSFIQHYYQLFDNDRTQLDAIYIDASCLMWEGQQFQGKAAIVEKLSSLPFQKIQHSITAQDHQPTPDSCIISMVVGQLKADEDPIMGFHQMFLLKNINDAWVCTNDMFRLALHNFG; encoded by the coding sequence ATGGGAGACAAGCCAATTTGGGAGCAGATTGGATCCAGCTTCATTCAACATTACTACCAGTTATTTGATAACGACAGAACCCAACTAGACGCAATTTATATTGACGCGTCATGCCTTATGTGGGAAGGACAGCAATTCCAGGGGAAAGCTGCCATTGTGGAGAAATTGTCTAGCCTTCCGTTCCAGAAAATCCAGCATAGCATCACGGCGCAGGACCATCAGCCCACGCCAGATAGCTGCATCATCAGCATGGTTGTGGGCCAGCTTAAGGCCGATGAAGACCCCATCATGGGGTTCCACCAGATGTTCCTATTAAAGAACATCAATGATGCTTGGGTTTGCACCAATGACATGTTCAGGCTTGCCCTGCACAACTTCGGCTGA